A genomic stretch from Sulfurihydrogenibium azorense Az-Fu1 includes:
- a CDS encoding MotA/TolQ/ExbB proton channel family protein has protein sequence MSITDIILKLALVGGDPVLYILLIMSIITIAIIIERFMAYKVIEQNLDKYDPLELRLQLEKRLGILATFGNNAPFIGLFGTVLGVIKAFHHLGTSSEFGVRVVMTGISEALVATAMGLFVAIPAVIGYNYFVRKMKFLLMIYESKK, from the coding sequence ATGAGTATAACAGATATAATACTAAAACTGGCTTTGGTGGGTGGTGATCCTGTCCTTTACATCCTTTTGATTATGAGTATTATCACAATAGCCATAATCATAGAAAGGTTTATGGCTTACAAAGTGATAGAGCAAAACTTAGACAAGTACGACCCTCTGGAGCTGCGACTCCAACTTGAAAAAAGACTTGGAATACTTGCCACTTTTGGAAACAACGCTCCATTTATAGGACTTTTTGGCACTGTTTTAGGTGTTATAAAAGCATTCCACCACTTAGGGACTTCTTCAGAGTTTGGAGTTAGAGTTGTTATGACAGGTATATCAGAAGCTCTTGTTGCTACTGCTATGGGACTGTTTGTAGCAATCCCTGCCGTTATAGGTTATAACTACTTTGTAAGAAAGATGAAGTTTTTACTGATGATATACGAGAGTAAAAAATGA